Part of the Misgurnus anguillicaudatus chromosome 25, ASM2758022v2, whole genome shotgun sequence genome, tttcaacttgggtgTCAgacgcaaattcgcgtcaaacacaaTGCACAAAAGCACCCTTTGCGCATAGCGCGCCAggcgctcaattcgcgcgaactagacgcgcgaatgaggcagaatcgcgtctgccgcgccaaacgcctcattcgcatctcgagacctccagacgtgcatcaacgcgtcttcacattacttaacattgaaatctctcgcgcttcacgcctctactgcggctggtgtagGCGCAGCATAAGACCGACAGAAATGTAAAAGTTGCGATttgtttttaggcagatatggctaggaactatactctcattttggcgtaataatcaaggactttgctgccgtaacatggctgcacgAGGCGCAGTGATATTGCGCAGTCCCAcgaaagtagtccccttggtaattttcaatagcaggggactcttttcaggcgctgcgtagtatcattgtgcctgctgcagccatgttacggcagcaaagtccttgattattacgccagaatttgagtatagttcctaaccatatctgcctagaaaatcaaatcttttaattttctgtcggtattagtacacgatgtaaatacagaagagtcaagttttaaataggaaaaatccaaactctttggttataattgagcgtgatgctaatggtctaatcagattcaatggataatGCTGGGCTGTGCTGGGGGTGCTAGCGCCGGACCTgcagatcagctgaatggattccaaatctgtaaaaatcaactgtttaactctaggggaactggaaaatgagcatattttcaaaaaaagtggagtgtgtccctttaaaacctAAATGTAAATTTCCATAGCTCATGTGGTGCAAACCTAAAGTATGAGAAATAATATTAATAGAGATGTTCCTTATAAACTTACCATTTATAGGTTACAGTCTAACTTTGTGATTAATGTCAATGACATGCATATGATAATGAACTAAGATCCTCTGGGATAAAACAGTGTTTTTAAATAGAAACCTACCAGACACAATGGTGGTCTAGACGTAAGATGCAGACGCCACAGATCCGACAGTGCCCGGCTCTCGGGGGACGCACCAGCTTGCAAACGTCACACCAGTTTGTCCTCTGAACCTCCTTGTGCTCCACACTCTCCTGTGCTGTCCCAGATTCACCGCTCTGATGAAGAAAACTTGCGCGATTGGCTATCACCACCTGATGCCGTGCTCCATTTAGATACGCGGCGTCTACGTCCGCCGGTGGGCTGTGATAGGTAACTGTGCTATGAGTGTCGGTGGGGCGTGGCCTGGCATAACCCGGCCCCCTCTTGGTGTTTATGAGGAAAATGACTGTGAGAGCGACACCGGTGGTCACGGCACCCAACTGAAGATGACTCACATCACCACGAGGAACAACTTCAGTGACGAAGAGGTAGAACATGTAGAAAAGGGAAAGGACGGCGAGGCTGAGGAAGAACAGCGTACGTCCTTTCTTGCGGTGGGTGACGTAGTAGTACCAAAGAACTATGATTGGTAATGTTGTTAGCACTATAATACCCAACAGGTAGTGCCAAGATgctatgtgtaaaaaaacaggAAGCAGTATAAGGGGAGGAATCAACGAGAGGTCAACTGGTCTGGCCCCGGATATCCAGGGCACCCGTAGACGATCATTAATGGTGGCCAACACACGGGATACGGAGTCTGTTTTTTGTTCTTCCCTCTTCATCCACCTGGAAAATAAAAAACGCgttttaaatgtaaagaaaataaccttgatatatttaatattgactgagtcaaagactgaaatcaaactttgatccTCCTAATCAGATTTTGAGTCTTTAGtttggattttacagacagggtcacatataaatcCCCCCAAAATAATTCAACAGAATCACTAATTTTTGGTGCCCCCTACATGAATCAGAAGAGCGTTCACTGACCCTCCCTTACCTGTCACAAGCTTCATCCAAATCCTCACAGTCACAACAGCATGCTGCCATGTGGCTCCGCTCACCATGACGGTCCACATACTCACAGCAGCACAGAGGGTCCTCTTGATCTAGTGCTCGATGGGATCTTTTCTTCATGATGGACACCAACAAATGTTAAAATCCAGATATCACATTCCTGTGAGGAAACTGTATCAAATTATACACTATTCTAATGTATCATGATGGAACAGGAAAACATATATATGTATGCAGTGTATCTCAACCTTTATGACTTCACAGTATTTGCGCAAACCACCTAATTCCTGCCCAATAAA contains:
- the zdhhc23b gene encoding palmitoyltransferase ZDHHC23-B encodes the protein MKKRSHRALDQEDPLCCCEYVDRHGERSHMAACCCDCEDLDEACDRWMKREEQKTDSVSRVLATINDRLRVPWISGARPVDLSLIPPLILLPVFLHIASWHYLLGIIVLTTLPIIVLWYYYVTHRKKGRTLFFLSLAVLSLFYMFYLFVTEVVPRGDVSHLQLGAVTTGVALTVIFLINTKRGPGYARPRPTDTHSTVTYHSPPADVDAAYLNGARHQVVIANRASFLHQSGESGTAQESVEHKEVQRTNWCDVCKLVRPPRAGHCRICGVCILRLDHHCVWINSCVGQANHSSFLLMLFFFLLTSLYGISLVLGSVCPQQNVMIALFYCPNVYDEYSTALCFTCAWYSSIVTGGLLHLLVLQLINVSYNTTEREARLALREKTGRKLLWGLVVDTGTYSRGFWNNWTEFLTMSKTLEAPTSKPTHLV